One region of Cloacibacillus sp. genomic DNA includes:
- a CDS encoding phenylalanine--tRNA ligase beta subunit-related protein, which translates to MDFSIEAGIFDYFPGMRLVVAAAEGMSVPTDSEPVTAFLREGWRNAAAASKAYGNPQSHPFIKPWSERMKGAGAPRKDFPSSIEALTRRAGKSESPFSIHPFVDFYNAVSLSYLVPAGGFDIDALREGLALRLSRQGDSFTALNGEAGVDIPPGEVSYADGGMIVTRHFVWKQSRHAIITPESRNIFFVSEILGELPQDTAQNVLDALTEGLRRFFSAEVRGDILDAGHRSMWIR; encoded by the coding sequence GTGGATTTTTCTATCGAAGCCGGTATTTTTGATTATTTTCCGGGAATGAGGCTGGTCGTCGCGGCTGCCGAGGGGATGTCAGTTCCCACCGACAGCGAGCCGGTGACGGCCTTTCTCCGCGAGGGCTGGCGGAACGCCGCCGCGGCGTCCAAGGCCTACGGCAACCCGCAGTCGCACCCCTTTATCAAGCCGTGGAGCGAGCGGATGAAGGGGGCCGGAGCGCCGCGAAAGGATTTTCCCAGCTCGATAGAGGCCCTGACGCGGCGCGCGGGGAAGAGCGAGAGCCCCTTCAGCATCCACCCCTTCGTCGATTTTTATAACGCGGTCTCGCTCAGTTATCTGGTTCCCGCGGGAGGCTTTGACATTGACGCGCTGCGGGAGGGGCTTGCGCTGCGTCTTTCCCGTCAGGGCGACTCTTTTACGGCGCTGAACGGAGAGGCGGGCGTCGATATCCCGCCCGGCGAGGTGAGCTACGCCGACGGCGGCATGATCGTTACGCGGCACTTCGTCTGGAAGCAGTCGCGGCACGCTATCATCACGCCTGAGAGTAGAAATATCTTTTTTGTCTCGGAGATACTTGGAGAACTGCCGCAGGATACTGCCCAGAATGTGCTTGACGCTTTAACGGAGGGGCTGCGGCGTTTTTTCAGCGCCGAGGTGCGCGGCGATATTCTGGACGCCGGCCATCGCTCGATGTGGATAAGATAG